GAGCGAACATATTTCCCCCGATAAATTATACTCATCAAAATTATATTTCAGAAACGCCGCCAGGCGATTTTTATTCATATTTATTTTTGAAGTATTGAAGAGAAAAGATATTTTTATAAAAAGCCGCAATTTGAAGCTGACTCCGATTTAATAGTATCAACTTAACTCATAAAATATATACCAAAAACAATCGCCATAAAAGATATTTTCTGCACTTAATGAAGAATTGTATCTGGAAAATATTTCCAGAAGTTGTTCAGGATTATAATAATTCTTCAGTACCAGATGCTCGCTTCCATTCTGCAGCTTCCGCAGTTTAAATGTGTCCGGGCTGCCTTCCGGCCGGTGAAGGTCGCCGCCCAAACCCGGAATTAATACATTATCAGCCATAAAAACACGGGCGCCCGGTCCAAGGACTCGATGAAATGACTCCATAAAACTTTCAATCGCCTTTTTCGGTATATGCGAGAACCAGAAATTGGCCAGTCCCCCATTAAAATACCCGGGCTTGAACTTCAAACTATAGGCATCTTCCAGCATAAAATCAATCGGGCAACCGTACTTTCCGGCCTTTGCTCGGGCCAGCATCTCCGGTGAATTATCGACGGCACAAATATACTTGGCCGTTTCCGATAAGGACTTCGTCCAGTATCCGGTTCCGCAGGCGACCTCAAGCACCCTCCGACCGTCAAAATACCTTTTGACAGCCTCGGCGATTTTTTTCTGCTCCGCCTGACGAACCGGATCATCGCGGTTATATATTTCCTCATATTCTCCGGCTCTGAGATTGTAGTAATCTTCCATAAATTCACTCATTCAATCCTGTAATTCAATCAAAGCTCCAGTTCCATAAACCGCGCTCCCGGAACCGGGTTATGATAATATGGCTCAATATCGTAAAAACCGATTATTTCATAAAGGGCAATCGCCGAGGCCAGCTGCGGCACTGTGTCCAGACGCATTTTTTTATATCCTATCTCACGTGCCCGGGCAAGAAGCTCCTCTGCCAGTCTGCGTCCGGCCCCGTGTCCCCTGAATTCCGGGCGGACGAACAGCCGCTTCATTTCGCACGTATCATTGTCCATTTTGCGAAGGGCAATGCATCCGGCAATTCTGTCGCCATCCCTGGCCAGAAGCAGACAGCCGCCGGGAGGCGCATACTTCCCGGGAAAACTTTCCATCTCTTCCGCAAAATCCTGGAAATTAAGATCAAACCCTAAAAACTCCGCATATTCGGCTATTAGCAATTTGGCGGTCTCAAGCGACTCTTTATCGTAGGATTCAACTATCGTTAACATTACGTTATTCGCCCTGATGCACCATACGGATTTGTTTTCGGGATAACCTGGCTACTTGTGATAATTGAATATGGGAAGGACCTTAAAAGGCGCCGGATTGTTTCTGGCAATATTAACTATCCCGATCTGCAGTCCCCTGAGATTTTTCGCGAAATTTAAAAGACCGATTGATATTCCAATCATATCCCTCGTGGCATGGCAGTACGACGCAATCTTGACTCCTTTCAGCTCCCGGCCCTTGATTTCAAGACCGGCAATCTGCAGGCCGCTGATATAGTCGCCGCCGATACCGATTCCTCCGATCGTCAGACCGCTGATTTCATCCCCGCCAACGCCAATACCGCCGATGGCAATTCCTTTGATCTCATCCGCGCCGACGCCCACTCCGCCGATGGCAAGGCCATGGATAATATCGGCTCCAGTGCCGATGCCTCCGATTACGATGCCCTTAATTTGACTCGCGCCGACACCGATCCCCCCGATGCCGATACCCTGCAAATCATCGCAACCCAATCCAATCAGCCCGGCTGCGAATCCGTGAATACTGTTCCCGCCAAGACCTATCCCGCCGATGGCCACACCATTAACGGTATCAACCGCCAATCCTATTCCGGCCAGGGCCAGTCCATCGACCCGATCCGCAACCCCGGCAATTCCCCCTATTGCCACACCGGTCAGTCTGCTCATCGACGGCGCTACCACTGCCAGCGCCAAACCATTCATGACAAAATTCGGATTTTCATCCGGGTTCCAGAACGTAATATTCAGTCCGTTCACATTTCTGACATGTCTGTCAACCAGATTGAACCGTATGCCGTTCAGATAACTTGAGTTGCCGAAACTGAGACCATAATCATTGACCGTCAAACCATATGACCCGGCCTGAATTGCTCCCGAACAAATCGAAATAAAAAATACGGCTAATATGAGCTCTTTTTTCACGGTTCCACCTTCCAAAATTCATTACTCACGTACATACGCTACTTGAACCGAGTAGTTTCAATCTGTCTATTTCATTCTATCCTTCTGCCACTGTTGCAGAATTACTTTCCATCGCTCGGCCGACCTCGCGCTATAACCGCTTTGAAGCAGGTCGTTTATTTCAAAAGCCAGGCTGTCGGGAATCCACTCGGCCATTTCCTGAAATACTTTCCCGATATCAGCCAGCGTTTCCTCGGTGGTTTTGGCCTCGATTCTTTTTATCAAACCATCTTCGAATACCGCCACGCACCTCCGGTAATGATATTCATCGATGCCGGCCAGTCTCAGCCACTCGTTGATCTCCCTGACATCGAACAGAACCGAATCACCTTCGGTGCTCATATTGCGGAACTCAAGCTGGACATCGAGCACCGAATCGTATTCCGCCAGGCTGCGAATGGCCGCTTTCCCGTTCAGGGCCCGGTTATCCAGTATGAACGAGGCATCATCGGCAATCAGCGCCATGATATTGTCCACATTGTGGCTGTTGTATGTCACCTCATATTTCTTGAGCAGTCCGACCGAGTCCTGCCCCGAACATGCAAACATCAAAAGAAAGACAGATGCGAGTGTCATCATGATGCCCATTTTTTTTGTCATATATGCACCTCCTTTTATGTGGTCCGGCAGAAACAATTCGAATCCTTGTTGCATATCATTCTTGACGTCAATTCTCGGAGAGAATTGACCAAATCATTCTGACGGCAAACCGCGGAATAATTTGGCATTTGCCATTTATTCAAATCTTATATTTCTCAGAAAAATAGTACATTCTCCCCCGTTAATTTCTTTCAATGAAACCAATGAAAACGCACTTATCACATTGGACAAATCCTGATTCAATAAATCCATTTTAAATTCCTGCCAGGTCATGGATAAGGCTTTTCTACCCATGGAGACTTCATACGAATCCTTATAATTGAGATCGCGGAGTCCACCTGATTTGAATTCAATGACCTCGTTACCCCACCTACCCTTAGCCTCAAAGACAAGCCGATTAATTCCTGATAATGATCGACCCGGCTTATCACCCCAGTTGTTTTCAGGATACAACCAATATACCTGCAATCTATTACCGAAAGCATGTTCAAGCACAATTTTTATACTTTCAGATGTCCGCGAAACATCTATACCCATATGCGAATTGGCCATATCTCCCGTAAATCCAGAACAAGAAAAGTAGGCGTCAATATCCATCGGTAATGGTGGCATTTGAGAAGCTGCTTGTCTCGCGATAATTTCCGTTTCTTTCTCCGGCAGATATGTCGATACATCACCGATATTAATTTTATTTTGCGAGACAAGTGTAATCACGAGATCATGATATCTACCTAAATCATCGCTTAGAATTCTATTATTATCTTTCATGTCGATAATATTAATCACCAATGTAATTATTGTGGCAATTCCTGCAAGAATGGCAACAATAGCAGCAATAAGCCCAATATGTTTCTTTATTTTCACTTCTCCTCCAAATTTTAACAAAAATATTTTGGAATTAATTCGCTATTCTATAATGTTCTCGTCAAGGCCACCAACTGAAAACCTTCCCACCTATATCTCCTCCGTCAACTCCAGGAACCGCTTGTAGGGTATCGCCGTCCAGCTCTGCGATTCGAAGGCGCCGTGAGCCAGCGATATCATCGAAACCTTCGCCGCCGTTTCCGGGTCGGGGGCCTCATAAATATCCATGAAATCATATCCCCCCAGAAGTGCATAATGCGCCACGAATTTTACATCGGGGCATTTCTCCCGAACCTGGTCCAGCCAGGCCCGGCCGATTTTCGCCCGGTCCTTTATCTGCTTTGAAACCTCGGGCGAAAGCTTGGTCATAAGCACGTAAGTCGGCATGACAAACCTCCTTTATTGAAAACTCGATTTTCTATATTAAGCTTGGTCAATCTGCGATGATATTCCAGTATCCCGGTTCCATTATAATATATAATATATTTGAAAATCCGACAAGCAAAAGATTATTAACTCGATAAATATCATTGTCTTAACTGTAAGATAATGCGCCCTCAAAATATATTTCATGAAAACCGAAACTCTGTCGCCCGGGGAACCGTAATAAGGGCAGATATCACAGGCAACATATTATTTATTAAAATGATACTCTAAGTCAGACATTGATGTCGGAACCGTGTTCACACGGGAGGATTTTGTGGAACGTCATATAAAAACATTAGGGACCCTGCACATTATTTACGGATTCTTGCTGGTCTCCCAGAGTATCCTGGCCATGATCGGCATCAGATTGCTGAAAGTGCTGCTTCACAATATTCACGGGGCAATTTATGTCGGCAACAGGCTGCCGTATATCACTTCGGCAGTTTTGATGGATATCATCTGGGCCACGCTTATCATCATCCCGATGATTATTGCCATACCCTGTCTGGCCGGCGGGTTTGGACTATTGAACGAAAAGAGCTGGGGCCGCCCGGTCGCCCTGGTTGTCGGGATAATAATGCTTTTCAATTCTCCGCTTGGAACGGTTCTGGGAATATATACGATCTGGGTCCTGATGAAACCGGCACCGGTTGAAAACGTCGCCCACTCGACAGTCTGATCGCACGGCGACTTTTTATTTAATAACGGGTCGATCCGATCCGAATCCCATTATGATATTTATAATTGATATCAGATTTCCCGACTGCTTTCCCTCGAAATCACGACCGAATGTAAACGAGACGCTCTTGTTCCTGGCAATGGCATAGTCGAATTGAAGCGCCAACCTGTATTCATCATCCCCATCGGTCAAATTGGGATAATAGCGATATATTGCTTCCGCCGATAGCGACAGTTTTTTTACATTATCCAATATAATTCTGCTTCCGAAATCAATCACAGTGGAATCGCCATTATTATCATTTGTCAGACATCTTATAACGCCAAGCATACTCCATTTGCGCCATTCATAGCCGGCTGTCATCCATGCACCCCAGCGGCGGAATTTTCCTTTGTCAAAATCATTATTGGGGAAATCATAGACCATTCCTCCGGCAAAATCGGCCTTGAATCCAAGTCTCTTAAGTTGCCGATCAGTAATCAGCTTCCGCAGTCGCTCAATTATTGTCTTATTGTCTTCCAGAAATTCGGTATCGATATTGATTTTGGCATTTTCCCCGGCAGCAGTTCTTCGAGCAGAAATTTTTTCCAATATTTCTGCATAAACTTCGATTTCGGCATCCAGGCGGACACTGTCACCGCCATTTTCAATCCGATTCCGGAGAATGTCAATGGCTTTCGCGGCAAGTTCTTTGACAGCATCCAAAGAATCTGCTTCACTCAAGAATTCGTAAGCATACCGCTCCAGCAGGGATCTCGACAGACTGTCTATTTCTCTATCCATTTCTTCGATAATCCGCCCGCGAAATAATGAAAACCTTATACCCACGGCTTGTGATGTTACTGCCGAATCTTCAATGGCATCATCTATTGACGTCGTCAATGATAAAGACAGCGACTGAAGCAAATTTGCACCCGGCCTATTACTGGAGTAATCCTCATATTTGATTTTTTGTCCCCAAAATATCCAGTACGGCATAATTTCCACCGCCATGTTCCTGGGGAAGTTATTCAAATCGTTTGTATTATTAAGAATGCTTATCATCAAGTCATTTGATGTACCGGGCCGTTCGACGGCAGCCGGCTCAATTCCCATTAGTACAAAACCCGGCGATGCCGGCGGCAACAACATATCAAAAGAGACTGTCCCATCATTTTCCTCATTATCTGCATCTGCCGCGAAAAGTGGACAATGCAAAAATAACATGGCAAATAGCGCGAAACCGACTCCAGATATTATTTTCATTTCACCATCCCCTTTAGAAATTAGATAAATTCGACATTAAAGACATAAAATTTCACATCCCCGTGCTTTTCAACGCCGGACTGAAGCATTTCCTTGAAATCCTTGCGCCCTCCCTTTAACTGATAGGTAACGCTGGTCTCATTTGTCTCGACTCTTTCATCCCTGACCATTGTGGTACAGTTCAGGATTTGACGTTTCAGGTCCTTTCCTGTCCCGGGTAACACGAGTGAAAATGAGTCGATCTTGTTATCTCCTATTTTCAAATCATTCAAGTAAACGGTCGACTCCGCCCTTTGCCCGTGACCAATCTCCACGACAAATTCCACGGGCTTATCCGATTTAATAATGTAGAACGTACTGAGATAGGTACCCATATAAACCTCCTTATGGTTATTAAATCTTCTCCCAATGATGCCGGGCGATGATGATATTCGAGAAGATCCGTCTATTTTCTGAAAATATATAACCCAAAATATTAATACTATTTTAATTTGCCGCTTTTGGAGATCAATGTCAATAGAAAATTAAGGATACAAACAAAACCGGGGCGGGTTCCTTCCGCTCCGGTTTATAAAATAAATCTAAGTTGTTTTCTTTTTTTTATTTGGCCCTGGTATAGGTGATCTCGAGCATCTTGAACTGTTCGGCGCCGCCGGTCATTTCCTTGTTGTAAAAAACCGTCGTCAGGATAAATTTATCTTTATCGATGATCTGGATGGCCTGGTCATATTTCTGGGTAAAGCCGGCGATAACATCGACCTCTTCACCGTACATCGTGATCACTTTGGTCGTATCATTATAACCGCCCGCCGCCGTCACATAAAAAGTCCCCCAGGTATCGTAACCAACGAAGGTATACTTATTACTACGCCGGTCGAAACCAAGGATGGTCAATGTTTCGGTGTACATCTCCCCTTCGCCGCTTTCGGAAGTCATCTCCAGAAACCTGCCTCCAAGAATCATTTCATTGACAGCTTTGCCGGAAAAGTCAATCGGCACTGCGCCCGGCATCGGCATGATCCAGCCGGTCATATCCCATTTCCCTTCAAGACCGGCCAGCAGTGCATGCTCCGGGCCCGGCTGCGACAGCCGCATGGCTTCTTCCATCCATGGCGCCTGCTCCGGTACCGCCTCTTTTTCGCTTTGCGCAAATATCGCGGCCGGAACCGTCAGCGTCAACAGCATCAAAATCGTTCCCAACCTCATTTTAATTCTCCCTTCTGTGGTGTTTGTGTTATTCAAAATAGAACATTATTGATTATGCGTCAATCACATCACACCGGTAAAAAAATATTATTCCGGGTTCTTTTCGATTTTCCTGAAAACATAACCTCCGGTCTCGGCGCCCCAGACCTGGTTGCCATCGGCGTCAAAACCCCGATCCCAGCTTCTCATGTGGTCGGAAGCGATGACCACTTCCGAGGTGGCATAGGCGGCCCCGCGAAGCGTGCTCTCACAGCCGGTCCCGACCGTCGAGCCGACAAACTTATCCTCAACCTTTCTCAAAACAATCGTGCACCCCTCGCGCAAACTGAGCGAGTCGGGCGTCAGATGTTCCAGCGGCAGTTCT
This sequence is a window from candidate division Zixibacteria bacterium HGW-Zixibacteria-1. Protein-coding genes within it:
- a CDS encoding class I SAM-dependent methyltransferase, which translates into the protein MSEFMEDYYNLRAGEYEEIYNRDDPVRQAEQKKIAEAVKRYFDGRRVLEVACGTGYWTKSLSETAKYICAVDNSPEMLARAKAGKYGCPIDFMLEDAYSLKFKPGYFNGGLANFWFSHIPKKAIESFMESFHRVLGPGARVFMADNVLIPGLGGDLHRPEGSPDTFKLRKLQNGSEHLVLKNYYNPEQLLEIFSRYNSSLSAENIFYGDCFWYIFYELS
- a CDS encoding GNAT family N-acetyltransferase, producing the protein MLTIVESYDKESLETAKLLIAEYAEFLGFDLNFQDFAEEMESFPGKYAPPGGCLLLARDGDRIAGCIALRKMDNDTCEMKRLFVRPEFRGHGAGRRLAEELLARAREIGYKKMRLDTVPQLASAIALYEIIGFYDIEPYYHNPVPGARFMELEL
- a CDS encoding GYD family protein, which produces MPTYVLMTKLSPEVSKQIKDRAKIGRAWLDQVREKCPDVKFVAHYALLGGYDFMDIYEAPDPETAAKVSMISLAHGAFESQSWTAIPYKRFLELTEEI